Proteins encoded together in one Miscanthus floridulus cultivar M001 chromosome 16, ASM1932011v1, whole genome shotgun sequence window:
- the LOC136510730 gene encoding uncharacterized protein, which yields MAITFDQEDHLDRIPHQGRYPLMVSLIVGTSDNFRKEPLTFEVVNFPGVYHDLLDRPCFAKFMAIPNYTYLKLKMPSPKGVITVEGNFEQAYYYEQDHVTQPAALIAPCGLDGPRHDVERVPVEEAIKAAAVLDRPSIGEAANTPSIAVARLAPPSRRSTPRSS from the exons ATGGCCATCACCTTTGACCAAGAAGATCACCTCGATCGCATCCCTCATCAGGGGCGCTACCCGCTCATGGTCAGCCTGATCGTGGGCACC TCGGACAACTTCCgcaaggagccactcaccttcgaggtggtcaacTTCCCCGGCGTCTACCACGACCTCCTCGATCGACCGTgctttgccaagttcatggccatccccaattacacctacctgaagctcaagatgcctAGCCCGAAGGGGGTAATCACCGTCGAGGGCAACttcgagcaagcctactactacGAGCAAGACCACGTCACCCAGCCGGCTGCACTCATCGCCCCCTGTGGTCTCGATGGCCCACGCCATGACGTAGAAAGGGTACCAGTGGAGGAAGCAATCAAGGCAGCAGCGGTGCTCGATCGACCGAGCATCGGCGAGGCGGCCAACACTCCTAGCATAGCGGTGGCTCGGCTGGCCCCACCATCTAGGCGCTCAACCCCCAGAAGTAGTTGA